The genomic window cAGGGTAGAGGGAGATTCAGTGCTTCCAACCCTTCTCATTCATCATAGTTGTGGACTACAGGGTCGTTTTCAGTAAGcatatttggtttctattttaaatttttttttcaattctttttctaTTCCTGTATTGCTTTTGGTTGCCATTTGTATACCAACTTGGATAGAGTTGGGTTGGTTTCTCTCCAGGAAAGTTGATTTTGTATTTGGGTTTATGTTATTATACCAAGTTGAATCGAGTCGAGTCAGTTTCTCTCCAAGAAAGTTGATTTTCTATGTGGGTTAATCTTTTTATACCGAGTTGAATCCAGTTGAGTTGGTTTCTCTCCGAGAAAATTGATTTTGTGTTTGGGTTTATTCATTACAGTTGCACTTTGTTTAATCCTACGTTTCTGATTTCAGGAATATCTGCGATTTTCTGAAAAACAATTCATtgtttttcttcacttttggTTCTTGGAGGAGGGGGAAAACTAGAGACCATATCATTTGTTTTTCCCTGTTTGgttctagtgaaaaaaaataaaaatgggaagaGGCAGAATGATGGAAGCAAGTGAAATTTATGGAGCCTGAGAGAAAAAGTAGTCTTAATTTGAAGAGGTTCTAAGAATTATTTCTTCAGGCTGTAAATGTACTgggttttgtaaatatttactAGTCATGCCAGTGTGAGCATGGAGAAGCAATTCTCCGATTTCTCCCTCTAAGAAAAGTAGAGAAATTTGAGTAAAgcgaagagagagaaaattctTAGGGTTTTGTTCTCtcctttaaataaaattaaagaaagtaGAGGAGAGTGGGAAGGGCAAAAACTTTTAGGGTAtaattttccctctttttttggccttttggtttccttttcttttcatttatttaagtCGATAaaggaatgaaaataagatattgATTTTGCTTAGTGAGCAAAAATAGAAAAGGAGCAATGCTTCACATAAATGGACTCACACACAATCAATTTAGATTAGTTTGGTTTCGGGTTTTGTCGATTTGGATCAGTTTTAGTCATTGTTACCCATTGTCTAATATCTATAAATGAGTTTGTTTGGTAGAAGGCATGTACTTGGATTCAAGATATGGGTGTTTTACTGTTATAGTATACAAATATTTCTTGTTCCATAATCCCATCAAACTAATGGTTTGATGGTCAGGGAaatcttgtttcttttctttgccaTTATGTTTCTAGTGCTTTGTTAAACTTCTGCAGATTGAACTTATTTTGTTCATGAAGCCCATCAGCTGTCTGCAGTTTCTTAATGCAATTGGAAGATAAAACATGGAAAAATGATATCtgataaatttaaagtcattgGGTTTATGTGGTTGAATAACTTGGATCAGAGTTTATGTGTTCCAAACTACTTAGTAGGTGATGATTAAGCTTGCCTGAATCCATTAATGGTTACTGCAGATgggtattatttatttatcatcaaAAGTAATGAGTGAGAAAAATATGATATCCCAGTATAGGCATCACATAAGCAAGACCAAATggcttttctttctcattttctgttTTAATTCCGGACCTAACATGTATTAAATCTCTTTGTTTCTCTCTGCAGCCTCAATGGATTCCAGGTTTCTGACAAACACTCAGAGCAGGATTACTTATTTTTCACCTTCATCAAGCAATCTATCCTACTTTCAACAGCAAGCATTGCAAGGTTAACCTTATTCTGCTCGTTTTGCTTGAAGAAAATGATTCTTGaaataatttgatgatttttgagTTTGGGCTTTGTTTTCTTGATTCATTGTGCTCCAGCTGGAATGAATGGTGTTTATCTTACAAGGAGCGAGTATGTGAGAGGTGGTGTTGGTACAAGGGAAATGATTCAGTGTGAGATTGAGAAAGAGCAAATTCGTGAGGAGATAATAGGAGCAGAGATTGCACAGTTGTGCATGTTGGAAGCCAAATGCAGAAGAGAAATACTAATGAATAGAGACTCTGCTCTACAAATGTCACTAGAATTTCTAACGACGATGCATGATCAATATGATGGAACTTCTAATGAAAGGTTAACTTCTTTAGCTCCATCTGCAGTTGGGGCCTTCAACAGTATGCATCAATCTGATGAAAGGTTGTCTCCTTTGGCTCCATCTTCTGTTGGGGTCTTCAACAGGATGCATGAATTTAGTGAAAAGTTGTCTCCTTTGGCTCCATCTGCAGTTGGGGTCTTCAACAGGGTGCATGAATTTAGTGAAAAGTTGTCTCCCTTGGCTCCATCTGCAGTTGGGGTTTTCAACAGGATGCATGAATTTGAATTTAGTGAAAAGTTGTCTCCCTTGGCTCCATCTGCAGTTGGGGCCTTCAACAGGATGCACGAATTTAGTGAAAAGTTGTCTCCCTTGGCTCCATCTGCAGTTGGGGTCTTCAACAGGATGCATCGATTTGGTGAAAGATTGTCTCCTTTGGCTCCATCTGCAGTTGGGGTCTCCAACAGGATGCATCACTTTGGTGGGACGCGTGACAATGAAAGGCTGTCTCCTTTGGCTCCATCTGCAGTTGAAGTCTTTAATAGAATGTCCCTTGAGGGTGACTCATCATTTCAGAAGGAGCTGGATGGTAACAAAGAGGTATTCTTTTTGGGAAACCCAAgataaaataagttttgaaagaTATCTATTTTTTGAACAATGACACATTCTAAGGACACTAATTCCTGGGAAATTCAAGACACTTTTCTTGTGAGTCTGTTAACAAATTAAGGCTGGCTGTAGATAGTTCAGGGAGGAATAATTATTGGTATAAGAGGATTTTGAGTAGAATTATGAGTTGGGAAATCGACTGTGACACTTCCTCAACAAATTTGTTACTCTGCTTACTCAAATGAAGCTTAAACTAACATTTCAACATTTCAACATTTTAACATTGTAGGGTAGTATAACCATAAAACTACTCGTTTAACTCACTTTTCTATTGTATCACAATACTTGTTGCAggcttgaaaaggaaaataacttCTTCAACTATTGTTGAAACTTTTCATACGTTTATATGGTTTTAGTCAAACTACCAGCTTGGCAAAACTTTCCATTTTAGCTCATTCTTTCCCCTATAATCCTAAATGTTCACTTCCATGTTATTAGTACAATTCACCAACTTGTTAGGAAGTTAGTGGTTTGGCAAAGAAACTTGGTCTTCCTGCCATCTATACTTCATTTTTCCTTAGCTAGGTTCCAATACTTACAAAAGATAAGTTGTTTCTTCATATTCAATTGTATGAACTAAGAAATACGTACTGTGGAAGTCTGGATTACCTTTTCTATGTGACCGACCATTGATTGTCTATGTGGCAATCCTGATAGTGGAGATATATCTAAAAGTTGTATTTGGTTTCAGTTTAGTGGTAATCTAGAGTTGATGTGCTTACCTTATACTTAATTTTGGAGTGGCTGTTGTCTGGCAGAATATATTTCAATAATGTGTAATTTCCCAAACTAGAGCCAGGAGATTGTGTCGGTCTCCTCATAAATTTGGATGCAGTTAAACTGGTGGCCTTTCGCCATTACTGAGTTTAGTAACGATTATTTCAACAGCGATCAATGATGGGATTGTTTTGATTATTGTCTTGCAGTCTACAAATGTTAACTCTACTATTTACGAGAAAAAGCGGACAGAAGGACAGGCAGCAGAAGGAGATTGTGAGCATCCTGTGGCTAGAGTACTCAAAAAATCTGAGGGGAGTTGTGCTCTATGTCAAGTTAGCACCACCAGTGAACAGAGTCTCAATGATCATCTTCAAGGGAAGAAACATAAGTCAAAGGCATCTAAACTCAAGGCTAAAAAGACCAGCATTGGAAGTTCGGTCTCAAACTCAGGGAAAGGGAAGAAGGAGAAGGCTGCCAAACAAGGGAAGTTGTTGCTACTGCAATAGAGGCTAGTCTTGGACAGTGAAACACGGTGGAACCATAGAACTTGTGCAGTGCGATGTGGGAGCGAAAGGGGGACTCGAGGCTTTGGGACTGAATAATGATGTAATCAGTAAATGACCCACTTTCTTCGAAGTAAATATTGTTAGTTCTTTGCCTAATGGGTCTTCACGGCTTTAAAAGTATCTACATAGTTAAAACAAGCTCAAACATATATATCGTCAGGGTATCATTATCACTCCTATGCAAATGTAATATTCTCGTTATATTTCATGGGATTATAAGGTCAAATACATAAACATATATCCCTTGTGGGGTTCAATAGACAAAGATCCACAATGAGGTTGAAACTTTGGTGGTACCTTTCTACAATGACCTACAccttcctatatatatatatatatatgtatatattgttTGCTCTGGGTTTAATGAACCCTCATGACTTCAAAACCCATTTGTACAATTGAAGGAAattcatacatatattaataGGAACTTTTGTCTCTATCCAATGTGAGATAACACACCTTCTAACAGTGTTTTAAGCTGATTGAAGGTTTGATTATAGCAGCCATTGGAAGCTGTTTTCCTGAAAAGTTAATGGTTGCAACAAGTTAATGGTTGCAACTAGATCAAATCTAACAACATGGCTACTCATCTGctaatttgtttttgttttgggaAATCGTTGTGTGAAGGGATGATCAAAGACAATGTGTTTTCAGAACTAATGAGTTGATCTTGTCGATTTTCTACAGCTACTTAGAgcacaagaaaagaaataggaaacacaATTAGAATGGTAATGTGGTATTGTTGTTCGCTTGTGAAGCTTCTGAACCTAGACCAATTTTTGTGCGTGGAGGATgatcttcaaaattttaaagctccattctctaaaaattactttataagtaaaaaaatgaccagtttggtaactattttttaaaacaattctgaaaaatagtttttaagaataatttttgaaaaatattgtttaatattttataaaataaaggtttgtttgaaaaactaaaatatttttaatctacttttaaatatgttttaaagataatttttatatctgaTGTTTTATTTATAACTATTCTATACGTTGGTATAACAGTCcttaaaaaaacaagtaaaaacaatataaaataattaaaaaatgttttattaaaatatcttatttctattattaaaagtagaaaacaaaaaacagtttttaattactaaacatgttttctagattttttgttctaacaaataaaaaactgttttctaaagtagttaccaaacaaaccctaagcCATGGGAATGGTTTCAAAAATAGTTCTCCACACTAGGTTTTTTATAATGGTCTTAATTATGTTTTGGAAAttcaaatataacaaataattttttttcacttgttcttcgaaaaaaaatttaaagtatttttcatattttgaattgctactcaaaatattatataaaaaataaatgaaaacacttaaatttattttaaaaaatcgcttattttgagaataaattcacaaaaaaaatgttttcaatcaaaattttgCTAACATGTTCATGGAGTAAGAAAACTATTTCTGTtctaaaaaatggaaaatcatttttaagaacaatCTCTTGAATATCAGGAACATGATAACTACTTAATTTTGTattgtttaaaaacaaaaaataaattgtaaattcATGAAGAAGAAACAGAATCACCAGAGAGACAGACTCGGCCGGTGCTTCAGCTTTAAAACTCTGGGTGTTGTGTTCCCTCCTAAGATGTTTCAAGGGTCTCTAAATGGGCCACCATTCCTGTATCTTTTTTCTATTCTATGACCATATTCtgacttttcaaaatttcaaatatcttaATGGTACTAAAAATGTTGAATTGCAGGCTTCACTTTCCTTCTCAATTTTACTCTTATAATAGGCTTTCCATTGGTTGTAAGGGGTCTATCAATTTATCCTTCTTCTGTTTGGTTACAATTTTCCTGTTAAGTTGTCAAAATTTTCCTGCAAAGTTGTCAATCCTATTAGGATTAAAAAGCTACTTGTTAAACTACCAAACTAGttatacttttattataatGAGATCCATTTACTGAAACATCTAACATTTGATCTCATTCATCCCACTAAGTGCTCATACCGTTCAACAAATACTGGTTATGGGCTCATCTcactcctatatatatatagcactaATGTAACAACTATGTGCTGCAATGGACCAAATAACTTTGCTTTTGCCTTCTTGGTTATGAACAAATGATATTGGCTTGGAATGATCTGATGACTACAAACTTTAGTAAATCTCAATGCTATGCATCATGGCCATCTACAAAACTAAACCCTAGATATATTAGTATATTGCCTATGTTTTAAAGAGATACAATTTAATCTATTATGtataattaatatcataatgTATTGGTTATCTTTTGAATGGCTTTTAGGCATATAATTTTAAGAGATGATGAAAGAGAATCAATGACTCATAAGAAAGCATTCAAAAACATGGAATAGAGGAAGGCCTTGATGGAACAAGAGATCCTGCCATGGAGCTAAAATCAAACTTGGGAATTAATTAGTGCTTCCACCCCAGATCATAAAGCCCATATTATGTGGATGGGTGTGTAAGGTGAAGATCCATCTAGATGGATTAGTAGTAGAAAAAGATACAAAGCTTGATTGGAGGCTTGAGGCTTTTCATTGCAATATGAATTAGTAGGTTATGATGAATTACACATCCGGTCTAATAGTGAGGCTCTTACAATAATAGAGTTATAATCACACTTGCATTTAGTGAGTTGTGGAAGATGATGTGAAGAATGTCTTCCTAAGTCGAGAGATATAGATAAAGATATCTACATGTAGTAGCCAAAGGGATTTGAGAGCAAAGCTGAATCAGGCTATCTTTTCAAGTTAAAGAAAGACTAAACCAAGCATTGAGAGTCTGGCATATTCTATCTATTGTAAAAGGAATGTGATGCTTGAATGCATGCTAGTTTCCGCAATTATGTATGGTAGCTAATTCTAATAAGTTGTAGCTAGGTAGCTTAATGTATATCCTAATATTGCATATATTGAAAAAGCTAAAGAAACCTTACCTTGAagcaggatgcatggtgtctaGTGCAGCAAGCAGGTCTATGCAAAAGTTGAAGAACCTCATCTTGCAGCAGTATGTTGGCTACTCTGAAATGTGAAACCTACAAGGGGTTTTAGTCTCctatacaagaaaaataaggCATGCATGGTTAGTGGTTACTATAAAGCTGATTATGATGGTACTGATCATGATACACAAAGGTCAACCATTGGTCATATGTTTCACTTTGATTCAACTACAATCTCAGGCAACATATATACATCATCTTTGTCATAAAAAATGACAGAGTATGGTGCATCAACAATGGTAGCTCATCAAGAAAGTGTGTGATCAGTACACTTACAATGAGGGATCTATACCAACCAGTAGATTGTTCtgcaataaattaaataaatggcCAGAAATCCCGCTTTGAaaacaaagcatattgaagtgcACTATGACTTTTTAGGAGAAAAAGTTTCTTCATTGAGAGGTAAAGATGCTGACAGTAAAGATGGATGAATAATTAGCAAACTCATTCACGGAAGGCAAGGTAGTGCAAAGCTAAAAAATTCTAACAACTTAGGATGACTTACAAAGCTagttaaaagaaaaggaaagtttTGAGCGGGGGAAAATTGAGATATCAACAGTAACTTTTAGAATAGAGCACGGCTCGAAGATGGCCACTACCACAGCTATTGTCTGTATCGATCATCCCAATAACTGCAAATTAGCGGCCTCACCAACCAAGCCTTCACTGTTCTTCATCAATTGTCTTGAAGACCGAGCAGATGTGTTCGTCCACTGATATTCATCTCCAATATTAATAAAGAAGCTTGGAGCTCACAGAGGCGACAACCCCACTTCCCCTTCACATCTATAAAAAAGGAGCTTTCCTCCCATTCATATCCATCTCTCTCCGATTTCCATGTGAGCTGAAATAGAGGGGCCGATGAGAGGGGGGAGATCGTGAGGGAAGGGAGAAAGGTTTAGGGCTTGAATATCGAGGTCCTGTTTGGTTATGTGTTTTGAGTGGGCTTGTGCTTGTTGTAGCCTATCGGGGTTTTGGGCATgctttgtgttttattttttggtgcCTTTTTTACTGCCTTCTTGGTCGTGcatctctatctctctctctctctctctctctctctctctctctctctctctctctctttctctctctcatttgatGTATGTAGTTTTCTTGGTCATGGATCTctgtctgtctctctctctcttgtatTTGATATATGTGGTTTGCCTgtggaaaatattatttcattttaccATTTCTGTGTGAATTGTGGTTGCCTTGATCATATTCTGAGAGTTTTGTTTACAATTTCTCTGTGACTTGTTGGAGTTAAATTGAAAGAATATTCACTACGCATACTGCCTTGTATGTTTGTTTCCAATTGTATAGAATTAGCCTAATTGCCAGCATGctaaaacttccaattttagCTCACTTTCCCTACCTtaatatataaaggaaaaaacatgCTTTCATGGTAGTATTCAGCAACCTGTAAATGCAGCAGGAGTTAGATTCTCGATTATACTACCAACTAAAGAAGACCATTTCAATAGAGATTGGTGATGgatctttctttttgtttttactgCAGTACTGTCCtcagcaaaaaaacaaaaccaaaggAGGTGGAATTGTGCAGGGTCAAGCCAATGAACAAGATTTTAATCAGCATCTTcaagggaagaagaagaagcagtaTTCAGTGACGTCAATAGAGACTTCAGGCTAAATATACCAGCATTGGcataaaggagaagaccaccaCTGAATGGTAAAGAAGAAACCTAACTTTTCTTGTAAAGTAGAGAAGAGAAGGGTATTGAATCCTCATTTCAGGGGGAACAAACGCTCCCTGCGCAGGTAACAAACGCTCCCTGGCGCAGgtacctttctctctctctcagatATTATTGTTCTGCAGTCTTAGATATTATTATGCTGTAGAAGTAAATAGTTTCTTGGCAGGCTTGCTAAATTTTGAGGATATTTAGGGTTTACTTTCTATGATGAACATAACATATTTGCATTCTCAGTGCCTCATACATTTGGTGGAGGCAAGCAACATCTTAAGGAAAGTAAAGTGCCTTAAGAGTGCTGCTTTCacctcttccattttattatcTTCTATATTATACTTCCATAAAGCATGCATCTACTTCTTTAAGCTCTTTAACACACATATCAGATCAGATCTTATGATTTTTTCCAACACACAAGGGATGAAGAAAGACAACTAGATATTGAAGTATAAACGAGATCGATATCATTAAACTCTGGTTGATTGATTTTTTGCTGGCCCCACAAAAAGGTTCTTTAACTGCTTGCAGATCAGCTGTTGGCCAATAAAATCATCCTTAAGAAAACTCGGTTGCTTAGAAAATAACATATAGAGAGACTTCTTGTCAAgagaataaaaggaaaagaagagaaaggaaaagaaaggaaaggaaagaaaagcaAGAGATGCAGCCTGGGGGGGGCCATGCAAGAAAAGCAATGAACACTTGACCAGTCCATTGCCAAAATCCAAGTGGTGGGACGTTGAAGTATGATGGAGCTAGCCCAGTATATGTAGCATTATCCTTGAAGGCGTCCTTATCCTTGAAGGCTACCAACAATGGGCCAATCCTTATTATAGGTATGTTGAAACCAACCACATACTCAGACTTCATTGgttgtatatattattttcattaacgACAAGTGTcctatattttcaatttcttttaggTGCAGGACcatgtataaatatatatatatatatcttcttcttttcagATTGATAGCACCCAGCTAGAAAAAGGGCTTTCATGCTGCCAACAATGGGCCAATCCTTATTATAGGTTGAAACCAACTACATACTCAGACTTCATTGGTTGTATATATCTATTATTTTCATTGAGGACAAGTATCCTATATTTTCAATCTCTTTTAGGTACAggaccatatatatatatatatatatatatattgataaaagCAATTAAATTTAACTCtctttagtttcctaatttagTTTGTgtcagttgttttttttttcctccctattttcttttcattctagCTTGTCTCACATTTTTCCTACGACCCAAACAGAGATACAAGGTTTTTACCTTTTTGATCAATGCcaaaaatttatacctaaggaaGGATAAGGAGTTGGCAGTTAAGTTACAGGGTGAAGCCAAAATAGTCATCATATGTTCTCTCTCCCTAGTAGGGTTATCTACCTTATGGTGAATTCACTGTACTCTAGTCAATTATATGATTATCATCTTATTATCCTTTTTTCCTCTGGTTAAGTGATGGACAGCCTCTAGAACAATTCATTGTTGTATAGCTTTCGGCATTTAATAGCGAAGTAGGATTCCAACCAAATTAATCATTGGATTTAGAGGTAAGAACTTAGTAATTTGATTAAGTACTAATGTGTTTCAAAGAGGGTACCTTGATATGACTCTGCCTCTACTTGACCTTGGTCAGTCTAAGTTAAAAGGAGCTCTGATTAAAGGttcaaataagaaaaacttTATTCTCAAAGCCCATAGGACAAATGCTATCATGAAAGTAATGATCATAACTCCACATTATGATGTCATTAGGGTAATCCTTAGACAAAAAGTTATTATGGAGGTCATGCATACCAACTATGCTCTCATCCCCAGTCTTCACAGTtatctttctaatatttgaacTCAATCTTTACAACCATTTGGACACAGGCAAAATTTGTTAGCTGTAAATCCTCTAAGAAATTTCAAGACTTTTAAGTGCTTGTAGAATGAATAGTGTCGAGAATTTATGCTTATAATAGatgaagaaacatttttctatgATAATTTGTAGATATATTTAGGCTTGCTATACCCGCCATTGGtaaattttgaagcttaaaCTGTGATCCACGAACCTAGCTAGGTCCAGGGTGTAACAGAATGCTATTAGAGATAGGTTATGGCAATGAATCAAGCAGGAGTCCTCACTTGATCAAGCCAAAAttgctttattttcatttcatccaAAGAATGATCCTTGCGGCATAAGACAACTGTAGGGTTTCTTTAATAATAGAAACAAGATATGctctttattttcaaagaatgaTCCGAGGAGCAAGtgttttagataatattttgttGAATTCATAGCTAGTATTAGCTGCTATATCCACCAGTAATAAATGATAAAGCTTAAATCATAATCCATCTAGGGTGTGTTAGAATGGTATTAGAGTCAGGTTGATCAATCAAGTGAAAAGTCCTTATCCTCAATTCATCTAGACGATTATCGATGGGGCATAACACAAAGCAGGATTTCTCCATGATgcaattttcattttgattcagCAGATCAATCAGTGGCAGTGCaggttctttttttatttttttattttattttatttttcaataataccaaaaaaatagatttttttattcaattgcaggaagaaaaaacatagaaacaaTGTCAAATAACATGGATTCAAAAACTATGAGTCAAGTTCAACCAAACCAAACATATCCTTTAATCTGATCATTTATGAAAATGAgaacactttttaaaaatatagttttatttatGGCATATTGGTCAGGTATTTGAGCCCCAAGAATCCTGCAAcattttctaacatttgaacTCAATCCTTGCAACCATTTGTACATGGGCAAATTCAATAGCTGCAAATCCTCTTCAAAATCCCTCAACACTGTGAGACAAAGATTTGTCTCCTCCCCTATTTGTGAAAATATAGTTGATAATTAAACTTTCATAAACATTTTTGTATGTTTATTTGCTGGGTTAATAGGTATAAGCTTGCCATATCCACCACTAATAAATGGTGAAGTTCAAATGCTGATCCATGAAACTGGGTCGAGGGTGTGACAGAATGGTATAAGGGTCAGCCTTTGGCAATCACTTAAGCAGGACTGCTCAACCAATCTTGCCAAAATTCCTTATTCTCATCCCAAGGATGATTCTTATGACACAATACAAACTTTAGGGTTCCTTTAATAGAATTAAGACTctcgtttttcatttttaaaacttcctATTTTAGCTCAATTAATTCCGTACCACAATATATAGGGAAAAGATATGCTTTCACTGGACTACTCATCAATCTTCTTttactatgtttttttttttttttcttcttctgattCATATTTAGTTAGCTTTGAATATCTAATCTTCCGATTCATCAACCATATATATGCTGAATTTTAGTGTTGGAGTTATTAGGCAGAATATACTTTGATCATCCGGAGAAGCTGTGCCCTTCTGTAAATGTAGCTGGAGTTAGATGCTGGATTTTACCTTTTATCGACCATTTCAATGGAGTTTGATGGTGGACCTTTGCTtttgtcttttcatttttcccttCTTGAACTATTGGAGACTGCAGTGGGTCCAGCAAAGAAGAAAACCAAAGGAGTGGAGTTGTGCCCTCTGTCAAACCAGTGAACAAGGTTTTAACCAGAATCTTGAAGGGAAGGAGCAGAAGTCAATGACATCGATAGAGACGTGAGGCTTAACATGCCAGCATTGGCATAAAGGAGAGGACCGCCACTGAATGGGAAAGAAGAAACCGAACTTTCCTTGAAAAGTAAAGTGAAGGGTATTGATTAATCTTCCATTTCACCCAggtacctctctctctctctctctctctctctctctctctctctctctctctctctctctttctctctttctgtgCATCAAGCAAGTCTCAGATATTACTATTCTGCAGTCTTAGATACTATTCTTCTACAGAAGTAAATAGATTTTGGGCAAGCTTGCTATATTTTGAGAGTGTGTAGGGTTTGCTTTCATCAGTGATCATAAACCATTACTCATTTGCGTTCTCAGAGTGCCTCCATCACACATTTGGTGGGGGTAAGTAACATCTCAAGGAAAGTAAAGTGCCTTAAGAGTAGTACTGCAACTTTTCACCTCTTCCATTTCATTATCTTCTATATTATGCTTCcataaagcatccacttctttAAGCTCTTCAACACACATACCAGATCAGATCGTATAAAAGGTTCTTTAACTGCTTGGTTCTA from Vitis vinifera cultivar Pinot Noir 40024 chromosome 9, ASM3070453v1 includes these protein-coding regions:
- the LOC100852751 gene encoding uncharacterized protein LOC100852751; translated protein: MDSRFLTNTQSRITYFSPSSSNLSYFQQQALQAGMNGVYLTRSEYVRGGVGTREMIQCEIEKEQIREEIIGAEIAQLCMLEAKCRREILMNRDSALQMSLEFLTTMHDQYDGTSNERLTSLAPSAVGAFNSMHQSDERLSPLAPSSVGVFNRMHEFSEKLSPLAPSAVGVFNRVHEFSEKLSPLAPSAVGVFNRMHEFEFSEKLSPLAPSAVGAFNRMHEFSEKLSPLAPSAVGVFNRMHRFGERLSPLAPSAVGVSNRMHHFGGTRDNERLSPLAPSAVEVFNRMSLEGDSSFQKELDGNKESTNVNSTIYEKKRTEGQAAEGDCEHPVARVLKKSEGSCALCQVSTTSEQSLNDHLQGKKHKSKASKLKAKKTSIGSSVSNSGKGKKEKAAKQGKLLLLQ